A region of Streptomyces sp. R44 DNA encodes the following proteins:
- a CDS encoding UPF0182 family protein codes for MPDRGQGPSGPRVRVGRPSRRARTLLMTLGVLAVLAMAFVMFAGFWTDWLWYRSVEYSSVFTTTLWTKIGLFLVFGLLMGLAVGFNIWLAYRLRPPLSAMSLEQQSLDRYRMGLAPFKKWVLLAVTALVALIAGASASGQWRTWLMWVNGVKFGQKDPQFDLDVSFYAFDLPWYRFLLAFGFAAAVLSLIAAALTHYLYGGLRITSPGARATAAATGHLSVLLGLFVALKAVAYWLDRYGLAVKSSDFKATGNWTGLRYVDANAYLPAKTILFCIAVICALLFFATLWRRTWQLPVIGFGLMVLSAILIGGLYPAIVQKFQVQPNEQAKEAPYIQKNIDATRKAYAIDGTKAENYSGKSTVKAKDKLRADADTAASYRLLDPNIVSPTFQQLEQKRKYYQFPTTLDVDRYQGKDTVVGLRELNIKGIPKRNWINDHFTYTHGYGAILASGTQTDANGSPVFTESGLPTTGSLGEYQQRIYYGEKTDQYSIVGGPQKELDYEENGEKTTSYKEKSGVSLSSTFNRAAYAVAFSEPQILYSGAIGDGSRILYNRTPKERVEAVAPWLTIDGDAYPAVVDGRIQWIVDAYTTTNGYPYASRTTLGDTTADSLTVGNQQRTVVAQQNQVNYIRNSVKATVDAYDGTVKLYEWDTQDPVLKTWMKAFPDTVKPKSEIKGDLLAHLRYPQDMFKVQRELLTRYHVTDPAQFYSGSDAWQVPDDPTNKDGNAVPPYYLSMKMPGDTAQRFSLTTTFTPNGRPNLGAFMAVDADATSKEYGRLRLLRVTEDVPGPAQVQSKLNGLPSVATFVRDMKGADSDIQYGNLLTVPLDGGFLYVEPVYAQGRNALYPLLKKVAVSYVDADQPNGDTTKDTTVFEDNLTKALNAVFGVEAPTQPTTPPGTTQPPGTTQPPASNDAALQQAIADAQKAYDAGQAALQKGDWTAYGKAQDDLQAALQRAADAGAKLKTPGSGG; via the coding sequence ATGCCGGACCGTGGCCAAGGCCCGTCCGGGCCGAGGGTGAGAGTCGGCCGGCCGTCCCGGCGGGCCCGCACCCTGCTCATGACACTCGGGGTGCTGGCCGTCCTCGCCATGGCGTTCGTGATGTTCGCCGGGTTCTGGACGGACTGGCTCTGGTACCGCTCGGTCGAGTACTCGTCCGTGTTCACCACCACGCTCTGGACCAAGATCGGACTCTTCCTGGTCTTCGGCCTGCTGATGGGGCTCGCCGTCGGCTTCAACATCTGGCTGGCGTACCGGCTGCGGCCGCCGCTCAGCGCGATGTCGCTGGAGCAGCAGAGCCTCGACCGGTACCGGATGGGTCTGGCCCCGTTCAAGAAGTGGGTGCTGCTCGCGGTCACCGCGCTGGTGGCCCTGATCGCCGGCGCCTCCGCGTCGGGTCAGTGGCGCACCTGGCTCATGTGGGTCAACGGGGTGAAGTTCGGCCAGAAGGACCCGCAGTTCGACCTCGACGTGTCGTTCTACGCCTTCGACCTGCCCTGGTACCGCTTCCTCCTCGCGTTCGGCTTCGCCGCCGCCGTCCTGTCGCTGATCGCCGCCGCGCTCACGCACTATCTGTACGGCGGGCTGCGGATCACCAGCCCGGGCGCGCGTGCCACCGCCGCGGCCACCGGGCACCTCTCGGTGCTGCTCGGCCTCTTCGTCGCGCTCAAGGCGGTCGCGTACTGGCTCGACCGGTACGGCCTCGCGGTGAAGTCCAGTGACTTCAAGGCGACCGGCAACTGGACGGGTCTGCGGTACGTGGACGCCAACGCGTACCTGCCGGCGAAGACCATCCTGTTCTGCATCGCCGTCATCTGCGCGCTGCTGTTCTTCGCGACGCTCTGGCGCCGCACCTGGCAGCTGCCGGTGATCGGCTTCGGTCTGATGGTGCTCTCCGCGATCCTGATCGGCGGCCTGTACCCGGCGATCGTGCAGAAGTTCCAGGTCCAGCCGAACGAGCAGGCCAAGGAAGCGCCGTACATCCAGAAGAACATCGACGCGACCCGCAAGGCGTACGCGATCGACGGGACGAAGGCCGAGAACTACTCGGGCAAGTCGACGGTCAAGGCCAAGGACAAGCTGCGGGCGGACGCCGACACGGCGGCCAGCTATCGCCTGCTCGACCCGAACATCGTGTCGCCGACGTTCCAGCAGCTGGAGCAGAAGCGGAAGTACTACCAGTTCCCGACGACCCTGGACGTGGACCGCTACCAGGGCAAGGACACCGTCGTCGGTCTGCGCGAGCTGAACATCAAGGGCATCCCGAAGCGGAACTGGATCAACGACCACTTCACGTACACCCACGGCTACGGCGCGATCCTCGCCTCGGGCACGCAGACGGACGCCAACGGCTCCCCGGTCTTCACCGAGTCCGGACTGCCGACGACCGGCTCCCTCGGCGAGTACCAGCAGCGGATCTACTACGGCGAGAAGACCGACCAGTACTCGATCGTGGGCGGCCCGCAGAAGGAGCTGGACTACGAGGAGAACGGCGAGAAGACCACCAGCTACAAGGAGAAGAGCGGCGTCAGCCTCTCCAGCACCTTCAACCGCGCCGCGTACGCGGTGGCCTTCAGCGAGCCGCAGATCCTCTACTCGGGAGCCATCGGCGACGGCTCCCGGATCCTGTACAACCGCACGCCCAAGGAGCGCGTCGAGGCCGTCGCACCCTGGCTGACCATCGACGGCGACGCCTACCCGGCGGTGGTCGACGGCCGGATCCAGTGGATCGTCGACGCCTACACGACGACCAACGGCTACCCGTACGCCTCGCGCACCACGCTCGGCGACACCACGGCCGACTCGCTGACCGTCGGCAACCAGCAGCGCACGGTCGTCGCCCAGCAGAACCAGGTCAACTACATCCGCAACTCGGTCAAGGCCACCGTCGACGCCTACGACGGCACGGTGAAGCTCTACGAGTGGGACACCCAGGACCCGGTCCTCAAGACCTGGATGAAGGCCTTTCCGGACACGGTCAAGCCGAAGTCCGAGATCAAGGGCGACCTGCTCGCGCACCTGCGCTACCCGCAGGACATGTTCAAGGTCCAGCGCGAGCTGCTGACCCGCTATCACGTCACCGACCCCGCGCAGTTCTACAGCGGCTCGGACGCCTGGCAGGTGCCGGACGACCCGACCAACAAGGACGGCAACGCGGTCCCGCCGTACTACCTGAGCATGAAGATGCCCGGGGACACGGCGCAGCGCTTCTCGCTGACGACGACGTTCACGCCGAACGGGAGGCCCAACCTGGGTGCCTTCATGGCGGTCGACGCCGACGCCACCAGCAAGGAGTACGGCCGGCTGAGACTGCTCCGGGTCACCGAGGACGTCCCGGGCCCGGCGCAGGTGCAGAGCAAGCTCAACGGTCTGCCCTCCGTGGCCACCTTCGTCCGGGACATGAAGGGCGCCGACTCGGACATCCAGTACGGCAACCTGCTGACCGTGCCGCTCGACGGCGGGTTCCTGTACGTGGAGCCGGTGTACGCCCAGGGACGCAACGCGCTCTACCCGCTCCTGAAGAAGGTCGCGGTGTCGTACGTGGACGCGGACCAGCCGAACGGTGACACGACCAAGGACACGACGGTGTTCGAGGACAACCTCACCAAGGCGCTCAACGCGGTCTTCGGGGTGGAGGCGCCGACCCAGCCGACGACTCCGCCGGGCACCACGCAGCCGCCCGGCACGACCCAGCCGCCGGCCTCGAACGACGCCGCCCTCCAGCAGGCGATCGCCGACGCCCAGAAGGCGTACGACGCGGGCCAGGCCGCTCTGCAGAAGGGTGACTGGACCGCCTACGGCAAGGCCCAGGACGACCTCCAGGCGGCGCTCCAGCGGGCCGCCGACGCGGGCGCGAAGCTCAAGACCCCCGGGTCAGGCGGCTGA
- a CDS encoding tetratricopeptide repeat protein, translating to MVFMGDRATLLETGRFVQRHARNAADEIIEAVGAVDAAVDTTAETDAENETETEARHRRAAERGDLASMSALGALLLRRGDLDGAEPYLRGATAEGDRAAANNLGVLLHQRGYAEEAAGWWRVAAVAGSAPAAHALGRHHRERGDEPAAEYWLRQAAEQGHALGAYALADLLEHRSDVGAERWLRAAAEQGHREAAYRLALSLERRATETTRGPHETGTRLRVPGTRAIVSSGAPATGTAVPGQPTGEGAGEAAEAEQWFRQAAARGHRRAALHLGAILEHRGELKEAGRWYLSSAKEGEAKAACALGFLLRDAGDEESAAVWWLRAAQDGDGNAANALGALHAARGEQQTAERWYRAAMDAGDVNGAYNLGLLCAAQDRIPQAEQWYRRAAYAGHREAANALAVLLLQAGDANGAEPWFSKAAEAGSVDAAFNLGILHAGRDDDRTALVWYERAAAAGHTEAALQVGIAALRDGDEQTAERHLRCAAGGGSAEAAFRLASVLDARRPEPGPAVLGAPREEKSECEEWYERAAQQGHRRAQVRVGMLAAGRGDMAEADRWYREAAEAGSRNGAFNLGLLLAREGSEREAALWWTRAARAGHGRAALRLALLAARRGELTEGRHWCDRAVELGPAEVAERAARLSEALHQELTA from the coding sequence ATGGTATTTATGGGGGACAGGGCAACTCTGTTGGAGACAGGGCGGTTTGTGCAGCGGCACGCCAGAAACGCCGCAGACGAGATCATCGAGGCAGTAGGGGCCGTCGATGCGGCCGTCGACACCACCGCCGAGACCGACGCCGAGAACGAGACCGAGACCGAGGCCCGGCACCGGCGGGCCGCCGAGCGGGGCGACCTCGCCTCGATGAGCGCGCTCGGCGCGCTGCTGCTGCGCCGCGGTGACCTCGACGGCGCCGAGCCGTACCTGCGCGGAGCCACCGCCGAGGGGGACCGGGCCGCCGCCAACAACCTGGGCGTCCTGCTCCACCAGCGCGGGTACGCCGAAGAGGCCGCCGGCTGGTGGCGGGTCGCCGCCGTCGCCGGCTCCGCGCCCGCCGCCCATGCCCTCGGCCGCCACCACCGCGAGCGCGGCGACGAGCCGGCCGCCGAGTACTGGCTGCGCCAGGCCGCCGAGCAGGGCCACGCCCTCGGCGCGTACGCCCTCGCCGACCTCCTGGAGCACCGCAGCGACGTCGGCGCCGAGCGCTGGCTCCGCGCCGCCGCGGAACAGGGCCACCGCGAGGCCGCCTACCGCCTCGCCCTCTCCCTGGAGCGCCGCGCCACCGAGACCACGCGCGGACCGCACGAGACCGGCACCCGCCTCCGGGTCCCCGGCACCCGGGCGATCGTGTCCTCCGGGGCGCCCGCGACCGGCACCGCCGTGCCCGGGCAGCCCACCGGCGAGGGCGCGGGAGAGGCCGCCGAGGCCGAGCAGTGGTTCCGGCAGGCCGCCGCGCGCGGCCACCGGCGGGCCGCGCTCCACCTGGGCGCCATCCTGGAGCACCGGGGCGAGCTCAAGGAGGCCGGCCGCTGGTACCTCAGCTCCGCCAAGGAGGGCGAGGCGAAGGCCGCCTGCGCCCTCGGCTTCCTGCTCCGCGACGCGGGCGACGAGGAGAGCGCCGCCGTGTGGTGGCTGCGGGCCGCCCAGGACGGCGACGGCAACGCCGCCAACGCGCTGGGCGCCCTGCACGCCGCCCGGGGCGAGCAGCAGACCGCCGAGCGCTGGTACCGGGCCGCCATGGACGCCGGCGACGTCAACGGCGCCTACAACCTCGGGCTGCTCTGCGCCGCCCAGGACCGCATCCCGCAGGCGGAGCAGTGGTACCGGCGCGCCGCCTACGCGGGCCACCGCGAGGCCGCCAACGCGCTCGCCGTGCTGCTCCTCCAGGCCGGCGACGCCAACGGCGCAGAGCCCTGGTTCTCCAAGGCCGCCGAGGCCGGCAGCGTGGACGCCGCCTTCAACCTGGGCATCCTGCACGCCGGCCGCGACGACGACCGCACGGCCCTCGTCTGGTACGAGCGGGCCGCGGCCGCCGGGCACACCGAGGCCGCCCTCCAGGTCGGCATCGCCGCCCTGCGCGACGGCGACGAGCAGACCGCCGAGCGGCACCTGCGCTGTGCGGCCGGCGGCGGCAGCGCCGAGGCCGCCTTCCGGCTCGCCTCGGTGCTCGACGCGCGTCGCCCCGAGCCCGGCCCCGCCGTGCTCGGCGCGCCCCGCGAGGAGAAGTCCGAGTGCGAGGAGTGGTACGAGCGGGCCGCCCAGCAGGGCCACCGCCGTGCCCAGGTGCGGGTCGGGATGCTCGCCGCCGGGCGCGGCGACATGGCCGAGGCCGACCGCTGGTACCGCGAGGCCGCCGAGGCGGGCAGCCGCAACGGCGCCTTCAACCTCGGCCTGCTCCTCGCCCGCGAGGGCAGCGAGCGGGAGGCCGCCCTCTGGTGGACCCGGGCGGCCCGGGCCGGCCACGGGCGCGCCGCGCTCCGGCTGGCGCTGCTCGCGGCGCGCCGGGGCGAGCTCACCGAGGGGCGCCACTGGTGCGACCGCGCGGTCGAGCTGGGCCCGGCGGAGGTCGCCGAGCGGGCGGCCCGGCTGAGCGAGGCGCTGCACCAGGAGCTCACGGCATAA